Proteins encoded within one genomic window of Coleofasciculus chthonoplastes PCC 7420:
- a CDS encoding aldo/keto reductase, whose translation METRPLGTSDIKITPIIMGTWQAGKTHWVGIEDAETIKAIRAAFDAGITTVDTAEIYGNGHSEQIVAQALSEVRDQVVYASKVWVGNLKHDKVIEACDRSLKNLQTDYIDLYQIHWPPGTFNTEVVPLEETMSALNKLKEQGKIRAIGVSNFSHAQLEEAAQYGKIDSLQPPYSLFWRKVEQDAQPYCIENNISILAYSSLAQGLLTGKFGPDHQLREGDHRAKNRLFQGDNYKRAQQALDKLRPIAERHNCSLAQLSLAWLIAQPQTNAIAGARHEGQSSSNAKAAEVKLSQEELQEIDAIGRIVTDPLDDNPVMWDWNS comes from the coding sequence ATGGAAACGCGACCTTTAGGAACTTCCGATATCAAAATCACACCGATTATCATGGGCACCTGGCAGGCGGGTAAAACCCACTGGGTGGGGATTGAAGATGCGGAAACGATTAAAGCCATCCGAGCCGCTTTTGACGCGGGTATCACGACGGTGGATACCGCAGAAATCTATGGTAATGGGCATTCGGAGCAGATTGTTGCCCAGGCATTATCCGAGGTGCGCGATCAGGTGGTTTATGCGTCCAAAGTGTGGGTGGGGAATCTGAAACACGATAAAGTTATCGAAGCCTGCGATCGCTCTCTGAAAAATCTCCAGACGGACTATATCGACTTATACCAAATTCATTGGCCCCCCGGAACATTTAATACTGAGGTAGTACCACTTGAGGAAACAATGAGCGCCTTGAACAAGTTGAAGGAACAAGGCAAAATTCGGGCAATTGGTGTATCGAATTTCTCCCACGCTCAGTTAGAAGAAGCAGCTCAGTATGGGAAGATTGACAGCTTACAACCGCCTTATTCCTTGTTTTGGCGTAAAGTCGAGCAGGATGCCCAACCCTACTGCATTGAGAATAATATCTCAATCTTGGCATACTCATCCCTCGCCCAAGGATTGCTCACAGGTAAATTTGGACCCGATCATCAATTAAGAGAAGGCGATCATCGTGCCAAAAATCGTCTGTTTCAAGGAGACAACTATAAACGAGCGCAGCAAGCTTTAGATAAACTGCGCCCAATTGCCGAACGTCATAATTGTAGTCTGGCTCAATTATCCTTAGCTTGGTTAATTGCCCAACCGCAAACGAATGCGATCGCGGGAGCGCGTCATGAGGGACAATCCTCTAGTAATGCTAAGGCGGCTGAGGTGAAGTTATCTCAAGAAGAACTGCAAGAAATTGACGCGATCGGACGTATTGTTACTGATCCCCTGGACGATAATCCCGTGATGTGGGATTGGAATTCATAA
- a CDS encoding SDR family oxidoreductase, which produces MEDHTRKIALVTGANKGLGFEISKQLAQKGIRVILGARDAHKGREACKKLKQEGLDVDFCLLDVNSHESIDKAVRWLKQELGELHILVNNAGVLLDRKTSVLDVDFDTFSQTLQTNLYGAFLMCQACIPLMKESNYGRIVNMSSTLGSFAEMSDPSSPYYDILTPTYRLSKTALNAVTALFAKELRGTNILINSACPGWVKTDMGSEAAPLNIEQGADTPVWLATLPDDGPTGGFFNRRQPMAW; this is translated from the coding sequence ATGGAAGATCATACCCGTAAAATTGCCTTAGTTACAGGTGCTAATAAAGGCTTAGGTTTTGAAATTAGTAAACAACTCGCCCAAAAAGGTATCCGCGTTATTCTGGGAGCCAGAGATGCCCACAAGGGGCGGGAAGCTTGCAAAAAACTGAAGCAAGAGGGATTAGACGTAGATTTCTGTCTTTTGGATGTGAACAGTCATGAGAGTATTGACAAAGCCGTTCGTTGGCTTAAACAAGAACTTGGTGAACTGCATATCCTCGTGAACAATGCCGGGGTGCTACTCGATAGAAAAACGTCTGTATTGGATGTAGATTTTGATACGTTCTCGCAAACCCTGCAAACAAATCTTTATGGCGCTTTTCTAATGTGTCAAGCTTGCATTCCTTTGATGAAAGAATCAAATTATGGTCGCATTGTCAATATGTCTAGTACCCTTGGTTCTTTTGCGGAAATGAGTGATCCAAGTTCGCCTTATTATGATATTCTCACTCCTACCTACAGACTATCTAAAACAGCTCTCAATGCGGTTACAGCTTTGTTTGCCAAGGAGTTGCGAGGAACCAATATTTTAATCAATTCGGCTTGTCCGGGTTGGGTGAAAACGGATATGGGTTCTGAAGCTGCACCGTTAAACATTGAGCAAGGTGCTGATACCCCTGTATGGCTGGCAACTTTACCCGATGATGGACCCACGGGTGGCTTTTTTAACCGTCGTCAGCCTATGGCTTGGTAA